The Chloroflexota bacterium genomic sequence TGGGTGGTGGCAGCGCGTTCGGTTTGACCGCAGCCGATGGGGTCATGCGTTGGCTCGAAGAGCGACATATCGGTTTCAACGTCGGCGTCACGTATGTGCCGATTGTGCCCGCAGCGATCCTGTTCGATCTGGGTATCGGCAGCCCAACCGTCCGGCCCACTGCGGAAAGCGGCTATGCAGCCTGTGAAGCCGCCGCCGGCGGCGCGATTGAGCAGGGCAACGTGGGCGCCGGCGCCGGCGCGACTGTGGGCAAACGGATGGGCTTCCCGTGGGCCACCAAGGGCGGCCTCGGGACCGCCTCGGCGCAGATCGAGGGCGGCATCATCGTCGCGGCGCTGGTGGCGGTCAACGCCGTCGGCGATGTGGTCGACCCGCGCACGGGTCGGATTATCGCGGGTGCGCGCAAACCGGGCGGGGGGTTTGCCTTCGAGGCCCCGGCCGGCGGCGCGACAGCGATCGCCGACATGCCGTTGCGCAATACGACCATCGCCGTGGTTGCCACCAATGCAAAGCTGAGCAAAGCGGGCGCGACCAAAGTGGCGCAAATGGCGCACGACGGGCTGGCGCGGGTCCTTCGCCCCGCGCATCTGCCGATGGATGGCGACACGGTCTTTGCACTGTCGCTGGGCGCGCAGACGGCCGACCTCGGTCGTGTGGGCGCCGTCGCCGCCGATGTGCTGGCCGATGCGTTACTGGCGGCCATCATGGCGGCGGAGACGCTGAAGGGTATTCCGTCCGCGCGGGATCTGCAGGCAAGTAACACGCAACTATAGCCGCGCGCTTTTGTGACGATTGACCATCGACCCTGCGGGTGTTGAACACCCGTGGGGTCGTTTGCTATTTCCGTGTGATGGTCGGCAGCCTCTACACGATGATCGAGTGAAGCCGTAGGGGCGCGTTGCACGCGCCCGATGCCCGATTAGAACAAATGATTTGTTTATGTTTCCGGTTCGGTGTATAATTTCCCCACATCCAAAGCACAGGAGGTGCGACATGTATCAAAAAGTGACCATCGTCGGCAATCTGGGGCGCGATCCCGAGTTGCGCTATCTGCCAAATGGCACGCCCACCGTAACCTTGTCTGTCGCCACCAATAATACTTATAACAACCAAAAGGGCGAACAGGTTAAGGAAACCACCTGGTGGCGCGTTTCGGTTTTCGGCAAGCAAGCCGAGGTGTGCAGCCAGTACCTGACCAAGGGCCGCCAGGTGCTTGTGGAAGGGCGTTTGCGTCCCGACCCGACCAGCGGGGGACCGCGCATCTACACCAAGCAGGACGGCTCGACGGGCGCGTCATTTGACCTCACGGCGCAGACCGTGCGCTTTATCGGCGGGCGCGGCCCGGGTGAGGGCGGTGGCGCCGGCGGCGGCGCAGCCGGACCCGACATGGGCGCCCCGGATATGGGCGAAGAGGATATCCCGTTCGAATAGCCCCGGTTCATTCCGGTCGTAACGTAAACGTCCCGATTGCGATGATCACAATCGGGACGTTTGCTTATCATTGGGGACCGGACCCGCCCGCACACGCACCCACACAGCGGGTTCAACATCACGCGTTCCGCTACCTGTCCGGATGAGCAGTTGGGCAATCGGCCCAAAACGACACAGCCCCTGCGAATGAGGGGCCGCGTCGTTACACGCGAAACGCGATCGCCAGTCCGCCGCTAGCGCGCGACGGCCGGCAAGTACAACTGAACCGGCGGTGACAGGCCCTGCGCGTACACGTGCACGCCGTTGCCCGGATCATCGATAGACTCCATCACGATATCGAGAATGTAGGGGTGATTGACCTCCAGACGCTGCGCGTGGTCGGGCGGCGTCGCGCCGCTGGATAAGTCAAAGAAGACGTCGAAGAAACTGTCGGCCAGCGGACCCACGTCGCGCGGCGCGTCCAGCATCTCCAGCACCGGCATCGCCGTGGCCGTGCCGTCGGCCGTCAGGTCGTCCAGCGCCAGCGCCGTGCCGGGGTCGAGCAAGTTCACCGACACCAGCGTCATCGAGATGTTCTGCGCGTTGACCACGCGCACGCGCAGGTGCGGCGGCGACGGCCAGTCCCACGCCACGCCCGCGAACAGCGGGTTCGACAGCACTTGCGTGCCGGTCAATGTCCACATCAGCGGCTGGGCCGCCTGCGGATCGAGCAACAGCCCGGGGCTGTCCGAGCAGAAGCCAACGTGCACCATGCCGCTGGCATCGACCGTGGCGCCGCTGAAGTTCAGGCGATAGGCGTTGGCACCCGCGTCGTAGCCGCTGCTGCCGTCGGTCGGGCCGAACGGGTTATAGACCTCCGTGTACACGCTCGTGACGGTCGGGATGCCGCTCAACCGGAATCGCAGACCGTTCACGTCCTGGCTCGTGTTGTTCAGGAACTCCCAACCCGTGCAGTAGCGCAGTCCGTTCGTGCCCAGCGCCGCCGGCGCGGAGCCCGCCGCGGCGAAAACGCCGGCCGCCGCGAGCACCCACAGCATCAACCCCAGCACGCCCAACGACAGGCTCAGGCTGGTCGCGATAAGCCCGCGTCTGATCGAACGAGGCATAGCAACCTCCTCTGCGCGATTAGGGCACCGCGCCGGCTGGGATAAAGATCCGCTTGCCCGTGACACGGTTCACGTCGATCGAAACGCTGGTCGGCGTGGACGCCAACGGCCCAGGCGTGCCGGCCGTGTACACGGCGTCGATGTCCAGATCGAGCGGGCTCAGGTAGACCAGGTAGCCGACGAAGAGCGGCATCGGCACGGGTGGAGGAACGGCCGGGTATACGAGCGCCCAAAGCGCGTTGCAGTCGTCAAACATCGCGAAGTCGGGGCCGAGGATGGTGCCGGTGATGACGCGCGGTTGCTGGGCGTTCGGTTCGCGACCGATCGGCCCTTGCGCAGGATCCACCAGTACAATCACTTTTTTGCGGATGGGCACCTGTTTGTAGTTGGGGTTGTGCGCGTTGATTTCGGTCGCGTAGTTGCCGGGCTTGACGACCGGCTCGCCATTGCCCGGTACGGGGTTGCTGTTCGGCAACTGCAGGCCGCACACGAACTTGGCGGCAAAACTCCAGTAGTAGCCGTTGACGACGACGCCCTGCTCGGGGCCGCCGGCGGGGGGCGCGCCCGCGCCGCCGTCGACGGCAGCTGCGATCGCCGCGGGATCGGCGCTGCCGGGCGCCAGCCGGGCGGCGGCAATCTGCGGCCACGTGACGGCGAGCGCTACCAGCAACAGGCCGCCTGCCACTATGGCGAGCGCGACAAACTTGAATGGGCGAAGCATTTGGATACCTCCCTGAGCGATGCGAATGGGCCGGGAAGCTGGCCGCATTCCATTTGGACAACTCAGCGCTGAACGCACGAACCCGCAAGCGTGCTGGGCATCACCTCGCTTTCGGCCGGCCGCATCAACAGACGGGCGACATGCAAGCTGCGACGGGCTGGGATGATCCGCCGCGCGCCGGATGCGGTGCGCGGGAAGTACTGGGCGCCCGACGGCAACGTGAGCGGCCGGGCGCGTATCGCGACGCGTCGTAGTGCAGGGCGGACAAGGCGGGGCGATACGGGGAAGTGCAACGACACGCCGTGCCCGGAGAGTATCTTGTTGGCAAGCATAGCACCGTTCGCGGCGCAAGGCAATTCATGCGGGCAGGGCCCAGCAATTCTCATTTTGGAGTCGGCCACCAGTATGCCCCCTCATCCCCTGGCCCCTGCTCCCCCGCGCGCGCGCGGGGGAGCAGGGGAAAAGCTAACGGGGAGGGCAACCCCGCTTTCTTGTCGAGCCAGCTTGCGTGATAAGCACCAGGGGGCCAGTTCATAGCAAGCCGGCATTGGACAGTACGCGTCCAAAGCCAAATTGAGAATTGCTGGGCAGGGCCATTCAATAGTCGTGGTGTACGGTGTATGCTGAAAATCCGACGAAGCGGGCGCTGAGCTTGCCGCACCGCCCACCCCCGCCAATGGCGCGGGGCGAGTCGCAGACGGGGTCGAAGCGCGCGCATTTCTCTGCCCTTCGACGGCGTCGTGTGCCGCTCAGGGCACGATCGCACGGTGGGCCGTGCGACTTTTGAATCGCCCTGTTGTGCGGGCACGTAATTTGTCGCGGCGCGCGATAACTGCTACGCTACACGCACGGGAGTACATGCATGAGCGTGCGAGCGCGAAAACTTGGCGGGATGGCGGTGGTGCTGGTGCTCGCCGCGCTGCTCGTCTGGCTGGCCGGCAGCGGCCTGTTCCGGCAGCCGGCGTTCAAACCCGCGCCGCGCCCCACGCCGGCTGCGACTGCGCGAGTCACTGACGAGGACATGGCGGCAGGCGATGCCGCTTTCGAGCGGGGCGACTATGCAGACGCGATTGCCGCTTATGGCCGCGCCATCGAGTGCAACCC encodes the following:
- a CDS encoding P1 family peptidase, whose translation is MTTYNALTDVPGIQVGHWTDLDAATGCTVVLCTDGAVAGVDVRGGAPGTRETDLLDPTCTVEQVHAILLGGGSAFGLTAADGVMRWLEERHIGFNVGVTYVPIVPAAILFDLGIGSPTVRPTAESGYAACEAAAGGAIEQGNVGAGAGATVGKRMGFPWATKGGLGTASAQIEGGIIVAALVAVNAVGDVVDPRTGRIIAGARKPGGGFAFEAPAGGATAIADMPLRNTTIAVVATNAKLSKAGATKVAQMAHDGLARVLRPAHLPMDGDTVFALSLGAQTADLGRVGAVAADVLADALLAAIMAAETLKGIPSARDLQASNTQL
- a CDS encoding single-stranded DNA-binding protein translates to MYQKVTIVGNLGRDPELRYLPNGTPTVTLSVATNNTYNNQKGEQVKETTWWRVSVFGKQAEVCSQYLTKGRQVLVEGRLRPDPTSGGPRIYTKQDGSTGASFDLTAQTVRFIGGRGPGEGGGAGGGAAGPDMGAPDMGEEDIPFE